One part of the Candidatus Aquiluna sp. UB-MaderosW2red genome encodes these proteins:
- a CDS encoding HNH endonuclease family protein: MPRRKTSKSSTITIVIVAFVALSFISSMINPSEPNPTATSSATGEQTQSAPSPQATDSTAAESLEPSPEGSETPKAEITPGDSGGSASTSNPTATLSPTPTRTTAAPATEPDAGNQEAAIRYEQLLLSLTIKAEVTSGYDRDLFRHWVDADSDGCDARKEVLIQESLTQVGLGDRCKVEVGSWLSVYDNQLITDSSKLDIDHMIPLKEAWDSGADQWTAAKRQAFANDLELPQALIAVSAGSNRSKSARDPSDWLPTNQSYICQYIQEWMIVKVKWELSVDQREFNTLSNVATRCVN; this comes from the coding sequence GTGCCAAGGCGTAAAACATCTAAATCCAGCACAATCACCATTGTGATTGTGGCCTTTGTAGCGCTGTCTTTTATCTCCTCTATGATCAACCCGTCTGAACCCAACCCAACCGCCACCAGCTCGGCAACTGGTGAGCAAACTCAGTCGGCCCCGTCACCGCAAGCAACTGATTCAACAGCAGCTGAGTCGCTAGAACCGAGCCCCGAGGGTTCCGAGACCCCAAAGGCCGAAATTACTCCTGGTGATTCAGGTGGCTCGGCATCCACTTCCAACCCAACCGCCACTCTGAGCCCAACACCAACCCGAACAACCGCGGCCCCTGCCACCGAGCCAGATGCTGGCAATCAAGAAGCGGCTATTAGGTATGAACAGTTGCTACTTAGTCTCACCATCAAGGCCGAGGTGACAAGTGGTTATGACCGCGATCTCTTTCGGCATTGGGTAGATGCCGATAGTGACGGCTGTGATGCAAGAAAAGAAGTTTTGATTCAAGAGTCCCTCACTCAAGTTGGGTTGGGAGACAGGTGCAAGGTTGAAGTGGGCAGTTGGCTCTCGGTCTATGACAACCAACTAATAACTGATTCTTCAAAGCTAGATATTGACCACATGATTCCCCTCAAAGAAGCCTGGGATTCAGGAGCAGACCAGTGGACTGCCGCAAAGCGGCAGGCCTTTGCTAATGACCTTGAACTACCTCAAGCCCTAATTGCCGTGAGTGCAGGATCCAATAGATCAAAGTCAGCCCGCGACCCCTCTGATTGGTTACCAACCAATCAGAGCTACATCTGCCAATACATCCAAGAGTGGATGATCGTGAAGGTGAAATGGGAGCTAAGTGTCGATCAAAGAGAGTTCAACACCCTGAGCAATGTCGCTACTAGGTGCGTGAACTAA
- a CDS encoding DUF1778 domain-containing protein, producing the protein MTITMAKEERINVRASTRQKQLLAQAAAATGVSISEFMLERALRDAQDAILDQRIFYFTPDEYDAFVAQGEDVAENQAKIQKIMERKAPWES; encoded by the coding sequence ATGACAATCACGATGGCTAAAGAGGAACGAATCAACGTTAGGGCAAGCACTCGGCAAAAGCAGCTGTTGGCTCAAGCAGCAGCTGCCACCGGGGTCTCGATTTCTGAGTTCATGCTTGAGCGTGCACTGCGAGATGCCCAGGATGCGATCTTGGATCAAAGAATTTTCTACTTCACCCCAGATGAATACGACGCTTTTGTGGCTCAAGGTGAGGACGTGGCTGAGAACCAAGCCAAGATTCAAAAGATTATGGAGCGCAAAGCGCCATGGGAGAGCTAA
- a CDS encoding GNAT family N-acetyltransferase codes for MGELSDPQTLSISHDLRDFNSGNANLDQWLMDSAHRANQTNSARVVVIRDQNQVIAYSALATGSIVITDLPSEFRNGLSRHPVPIILLARLAVDTRYQGLGLAVGLLKHALVTALGVEQEDGVVALATHPIDQSAKSFYLKYGFVQSPGDKDLMALPLRRY; via the coding sequence ATGGGAGAGCTAAGCGATCCTCAGACCCTGAGCATCTCCCACGATCTTCGAGACTTTAATTCTGGAAATGCCAACCTTGATCAGTGGTTAATGGATAGTGCGCATCGGGCTAACCAAACCAACTCGGCACGGGTTGTGGTTATCAGAGATCAGAACCAGGTGATTGCATATAGCGCCCTTGCTACCGGGTCCATAGTAATTACCGATCTTCCGAGTGAATTCAGAAACGGTCTTTCGAGGCACCCGGTGCCAATCATTCTTCTGGCCAGGCTCGCGGTCGATACTCGGTACCAAGGGCTAGGTCTTGCAGTTGGATTGCTCAAACACGCATTGGTCACAGCTCTTGGAGTAGAGCAAGAAGATGGGGTCGTGGCATTGGCTACTCATCCGATAGATCAAAGTGCCAAGAGCTTTTACCTAAAATACGGGTTTGTGCAATCCCCCGGGGATAAAGACCTAATGGCCCTGCCCCTCAGGCGTTACTAG
- a CDS encoding helix-turn-helix transcriptional regulator, whose product MTSYQDLLDKVTSDPEMAKSVAAETAILLSISDLINHLDDLRAEAGWSKKELALRAGIEPANLRRLLDGSAKNPTLMTISKVLWALGRKIATERGLAIAMGDSRAGKPLQKQSSHLHKSSLVAQFASV is encoded by the coding sequence ATGACAAGCTATCAAGACTTGCTAGACAAGGTGACAAGCGATCCTGAAATGGCTAAATCAGTAGCTGCCGAAACGGCCATCCTTTTGTCGATCAGTGATCTGATTAACCATTTGGATGACCTAAGGGCAGAAGCCGGGTGGTCAAAAAAGGAGCTCGCATTGCGGGCAGGCATCGAACCGGCCAATCTGCGAAGACTTTTAGACGGTTCCGCAAAGAATCCGACTCTCATGACAATCTCAAAAGTCCTTTGGGCCCTGGGGAGAAAAATTGCAACTGAACGGGGCCTAGCTATTGCAATGGGAGATTCTCGAGCCGGCAAGCCTTTGCAAAAACAGTCTTCACATCTTCATAAAAGCTCTCTGGTAGCCCAGTTTGCCTCGGTTTAG
- a CDS encoding SPFH domain-containing protein produces the protein MFDILNSLDFGSILTASVLIIIALLLIRSIRIIPQATAAVVERLGRYHKTMNAGVNLVFPFIDVIRSNVDLREQVVDFPPQSVITEDNLVVSIDTVIYYQVTDPKSATYEIANFVKGIEQLTVTTLRNAVGSLDLEEALTSREAINGALRTVLDEATGKWGVRVNRVEIRDIVPPESVRDSMEKQMKAEREKRASILIAEGTKQADILTAEGAKQSEILRAEGAAKATVLNAEADAKAQALVADGESQAIQKVFDALANAKVTDQALAYKYIDQLKELSNGDANKVWFIPTELTAAAAALGRAFGPK, from the coding sequence ATGTTTGACATCTTGAACTCTTTGGACTTCGGCAGCATCTTGACTGCCTCAGTGCTGATTATTATCGCGCTGCTCCTAATTCGCTCAATTCGAATCATCCCGCAGGCAACCGCGGCTGTTGTGGAGCGACTTGGTCGATACCACAAGACCATGAATGCCGGTGTGAACCTGGTGTTCCCCTTTATCGATGTCATCAGAAGCAACGTTGACCTCAGAGAGCAAGTGGTTGACTTTCCACCTCAGTCGGTTATTACCGAGGACAACCTGGTGGTCTCAATCGACACCGTTATCTACTACCAGGTAACCGACCCAAAGTCGGCAACCTATGAAATTGCCAACTTTGTAAAGGGTATTGAACAGCTCACCGTGACCACCTTGCGTAATGCGGTTGGTTCCCTAGACCTTGAAGAAGCCCTAACCTCACGTGAAGCAATCAACGGGGCCTTGAGAACTGTGCTTGACGAGGCCACTGGCAAGTGGGGGGTCCGCGTTAACCGGGTGGAGATTCGCGACATCGTTCCCCCAGAGTCGGTTCGCGACTCCATGGAAAAGCAGATGAAGGCAGAGCGTGAAAAGCGAGCCAGCATCTTGATCGCCGAGGGAACCAAGCAGGCAGACATCCTCACCGCCGAAGGTGCCAAGCAGTCCGAGATTCTCAGGGCGGAAGGTGCCGCTAAGGCAACGGTTCTAAACGCCGAAGCCGATGCCAAGGCTCAGGCCCTAGTGGCCGATGGTGAATCCCAGGCAATTCAAAAAGTCTTCGATGCCCTAGCAAACGCCAAGGTCACCGATCAGGCTCTGGCCTATAAATACATCGACCAGCTAAAGGAGCTCTCCAATGGAGATGCCAATAAGGTCTGGTTCATTCCAACCGAGCTAACCGCTGCCGCCGCAGCACTGGGTCGAGCGTTCGGCCCTAAGTAA
- a CDS encoding NfeD family protein yields MTVMWLIIIGVLVVIELLTYGLYFAALAVAAIVPLLLSLLGFDLWVQSLGFLGAVIASLVYVRPLIKKLQGDKPEQMTNVSALIGKPAEVIEEISQFAGSAKIQGETWRARSITGTKAAGAKVVVDSIDGTTLIVR; encoded by the coding sequence ATGACCGTAATGTGGTTGATCATCATCGGTGTGTTGGTAGTTATCGAGCTACTCACCTACGGCCTCTATTTTGCTGCTTTGGCAGTCGCGGCAATCGTGCCGCTACTGCTCTCGCTTTTAGGCTTTGATCTTTGGGTGCAATCTCTCGGTTTCCTGGGAGCGGTAATTGCGTCCTTGGTTTATGTTCGGCCGCTAATCAAAAAACTCCAAGGCGATAAGCCTGAGCAAATGACCAATGTTTCAGCACTTATTGGGAAACCAGCTGAAGTCATTGAAGAGATTTCACAGTTTGCCGGCTCCGCCAAAATCCAGGGCGAGACCTGGAGAGCCAGATCAATCACCGGCACAAAAGCTGCCGGTGCAAAAGTAGTCGTTGACTCAATTGACGGCACAACCCTGATTGTGAGATAA
- a CDS encoding DUF3800 domain-containing protein — MKFFVDESLQLPGSFQRAPFYLMAYVGVRSEALLDVKANLEAISGGYPLHATELLRSSAGRQLLLEVGVKLAPLTTCVVFETSLDTRDKAGEQGRSALIMSSLGFIFERFSKLEQVVFESRAPGYQQQSDLRNLQAFRSREIWNQRQVDIRPVPKNREPLLELADLLASAYRQKITRSENRYWETWSGSTTHVHI; from the coding sequence TTGAAATTCTTTGTTGACGAATCCCTTCAACTGCCGGGTAGTTTTCAAAGAGCACCCTTTTACTTGATGGCTTATGTGGGCGTCAGATCAGAAGCGTTGCTAGATGTCAAAGCTAATCTAGAGGCTATTTCTGGCGGCTACCCGCTGCATGCCACTGAGTTGTTGAGAAGCTCAGCTGGGAGACAGTTGCTACTCGAGGTGGGAGTGAAGTTAGCACCACTAACGACCTGTGTGGTGTTTGAAACATCTTTGGACACTCGTGACAAAGCGGGTGAGCAGGGTCGCAGTGCTCTGATCATGAGCAGCCTGGGTTTCATATTTGAGAGATTTTCCAAACTAGAGCAAGTGGTGTTCGAGTCCAGAGCCCCCGGATATCAGCAGCAGAGCGACCTGAGAAATCTCCAAGCATTCCGATCCAGGGAAATATGGAATCAGCGACAAGTAGACATTCGCCCGGTCCCAAAGAACCGGGAACCTTTGCTCGAACTGGCAGATTTACTCGCCAGTGCTTATCGGCAGAAAATCACCCGAAGCGAAAATAGATATTGGGAAACCTGGTCTGGCAGCACCACGCATGTCCACATATAA
- a CDS encoding helix-turn-helix domain-containing protein, with amino-acid sequence MPNQTLQQIIDAMTPLQRLALHNEHQWMEMLDSLIHMREAAGVSQEDLGRVCGVSQASISQLESSNSNPTIRRLLSHALSVGAKITITVEHGGVPMNYETVTIPVRSSKPGPKPKPARMQ; translated from the coding sequence ATGCCCAATCAGACTTTGCAACAAATCATCGACGCCATGACCCCACTGCAACGACTTGCCTTGCATAACGAACATCAGTGGATGGAAATGCTCGACTCCCTGATTCACATGCGCGAAGCAGCCGGAGTCAGCCAAGAAGATTTGGGTCGAGTATGCGGTGTGAGCCAGGCGTCCATTTCGCAGCTGGAGAGCTCAAACTCAAATCCAACTATCAGGCGGCTGCTTTCTCACGCACTTTCAGTTGGGGCAAAAATCACAATTACTGTCGAGCACGGCGGGGTCCCAATGAACTACGAAACGGTCACCATTCCGGTTCGTAGCTCTAAGCCGGGGCCGAAGCCCAAGCCGGCCCGCATGCAGTAA
- a CDS encoding N-acetylglucosamine-6-phosphate deacetylase — translation MNSKIIHSVSVFQEGKLIENAWAHLAEYTTIGHGDSWQRLNADEVIDGSGQVLHAGFFDTHCHGGNGFAANNSAQDILGILDFNQQNQVTRNIVSLVSAPVAEMVRITKECESLLLDPRFLGLHFEGPFLSHEHRGAQDPDALKIATDQEVQAIVECKTIRSITVAPECLSDSQTAVLEASGIKLCFGHSSAGYEETLDFLTKHPESVMTHTFNGMRGIHHRAPGPVPAAIETDTYLELIADGIHVEPAAARLIPAERLILVTDAIQATGQPDGKYLLGEVKIEVRDGVARTESGSLAGSTLKITQAVKNYARWTNNLELALRAAITNPEKAYKVPAQPITSENHFLFRVNSN, via the coding sequence GTGAATAGCAAAATTATTCACTCGGTGAGCGTCTTTCAAGAAGGCAAGCTCATTGAGAACGCTTGGGCTCACCTAGCCGAGTACACCACCATCGGTCACGGTGACAGCTGGCAAAGGCTCAACGCCGATGAGGTCATTGATGGCTCAGGTCAAGTTCTTCACGCCGGCTTCTTTGACACACACTGTCATGGTGGCAATGGCTTTGCAGCCAATAACTCGGCCCAAGACATTCTTGGAATCTTAGATTTCAACCAGCAAAACCAGGTGACAAGAAACATCGTCTCGCTGGTTTCCGCGCCAGTTGCAGAAATGGTGAGAATCACCAAGGAGTGCGAAAGCTTATTGTTGGACCCAAGGTTTTTGGGGCTGCACTTTGAAGGGCCATTTTTATCCCACGAACACCGCGGTGCTCAGGACCCCGATGCCTTGAAAATTGCTACCGATCAAGAGGTCCAGGCAATTGTAGAGTGTAAAACGATTCGCTCAATTACGGTTGCCCCGGAGTGCCTGAGCGATTCTCAGACAGCCGTTCTTGAAGCCTCGGGCATCAAGCTTTGTTTTGGGCACTCTTCGGCGGGCTATGAAGAAACCTTAGATTTTCTAACCAAGCACCCGGAGTCAGTTATGACCCACACCTTTAATGGCATGCGCGGCATTCACCACCGTGCCCCAGGCCCAGTGCCGGCTGCCATCGAAACCGATACCTATCTGGAACTGATTGCCGATGGCATCCACGTTGAGCCGGCTGCAGCTCGTTTGATTCCAGCTGAGCGCTTGATCTTGGTTACAGACGCAATCCAGGCAACCGGTCAGCCAGACGGCAAGTACTTATTGGGTGAGGTAAAGATTGAGGTTAGGGACGGGGTCGCAAGAACCGAATCCGGCTCGCTGGCGGGCTCAACCCTCAAGATCACCCAGGCGGTTAAAAACTATGCTCGGTGGACTAATAACCTTGAGCTTGCCCTCAGGGCTGCCATCACGAACCCCGAAAAGGCCTATAAAGTGCCGGCTCAGCCCATCACCTCAGAAAACCACTTTTTATTCAGAGTGAACTCCAACTAG
- a CDS encoding DeoR/GlpR family DNA-binding transcription regulator, which produces MSRNERVNRILELVAKRGSLDVDSAAKTLGVSVATVRRDFDELAARQLVTRTHGGIDAVGKAYDLPIRYRTAKDSRGKLRIAKTAAAMVQRGNRIGLNGGTTTTELGRELAQAHRLIAEDGDIGLTVVTNAVNIATEMVIRQHIKIVVTGGIARPQSYELIGDYAAPVLEGLVLDIAFIGVNGIDAEVGATANHEGEARIDQLIAAAAKKVVVVATADKIGNQAFARICKPNQVDVLITDEEIDPELRRALEAQGIEVIISE; this is translated from the coding sequence ATGTCTAGAAACGAAAGAGTTAATCGAATCCTCGAGTTGGTCGCCAAGCGCGGCAGCCTTGATGTGGACTCGGCAGCCAAGACACTTGGTGTCTCTGTTGCCACGGTTCGTCGTGATTTTGATGAACTCGCTGCAAGGCAATTGGTCACTCGCACCCATGGCGGCATTGACGCCGTGGGCAAGGCTTATGACCTGCCGATTCGCTATCGGACAGCCAAGGACTCGCGCGGCAAGCTAAGAATTGCCAAGACCGCCGCCGCAATGGTTCAGCGCGGCAACCGTATTGGCCTCAATGGCGGCACCACAACCACCGAGCTCGGTAGAGAGCTTGCCCAAGCCCATCGACTAATTGCCGAGGATGGCGACATCGGCCTAACGGTTGTCACCAACGCGGTTAACATTGCCACTGAGATGGTCATCCGCCAACACATCAAGATTGTCGTGACTGGTGGCATTGCCAGACCGCAAAGCTATGAGCTCATCGGAGACTACGCGGCCCCGGTGTTAGAGGGTCTAGTTTTAGACATCGCGTTCATCGGAGTCAATGGCATCGATGCCGAAGTCGGCGCCACCGCCAATCACGAGGGTGAAGCCCGGATTGACCAGCTCATTGCAGCAGCTGCCAAAAAAGTAGTCGTAGTTGCCACCGCTGATAAAATCGGTAACCAGGCCTTCGCAAGAATCTGCAAGCCCAATCAGGTCGACGTTCTGATAACCGATGAGGAAATAGACCCAGAGCTTCGCAGGGCTCTTGAGGCTCAGGGTATTGAGGTGATTATTAGTGAATAG
- a CDS encoding carbohydrate ABC transporter permease produces the protein MKLLKKSSLSLMGALVAAVFLIPYIRMIFTALTPSSELYQIPAEYAPSTFEFSNFITVWESAPIAQYLLNTLIIAGSATLVVLVVAIPAAYYLARFRFRGRGLILLLVLATQMFAPTSMVIGIYRQFVSLGLVNSYVALILVNAAFNLAFSVWILSGFFSGIPAEVEEAAMLDGCSRFTVLRRITLPLALPGLLTAVIFTFIAAWNEFVVALTLTSSADVRPLTVGITGFIGLYEVQWHYVFAVSLIAIIPVVILFISIEKWLVSGLTAGSIK, from the coding sequence ATGAAGCTTCTCAAGAAATCCTCGCTCTCACTGATGGGCGCCTTGGTTGCCGCAGTCTTCTTGATTCCTTATATCAGAATGATTTTCACCGCCCTGACACCTTCCAGCGAGCTCTACCAAATTCCCGCAGAGTATGCGCCCTCCACCTTTGAATTCTCAAACTTCATCACGGTTTGGGAGTCGGCTCCGATCGCGCAGTATCTCCTCAACACCCTGATCATCGCCGGCAGCGCCACTTTGGTGGTCCTGGTGGTGGCGATTCCGGCCGCTTATTACCTTGCCCGCTTTAGATTCCGCGGCCGCGGTTTGATTTTGCTATTGGTTTTAGCCACCCAGATGTTTGCCCCAACCTCGATGGTTATCGGCATCTACCGCCAGTTCGTATCGCTGGGTCTGGTTAATAGCTACGTCGCATTGATTTTGGTGAATGCGGCCTTCAACCTGGCTTTCTCGGTTTGGATTCTCAGCGGCTTTTTCTCCGGCATCCCCGCCGAGGTTGAAGAAGCAGCCATGCTCGATGGTTGCTCGAGATTCACAGTCTTGCGCCGCATTACATTGCCACTGGCACTGCCGGGTCTTTTGACGGCGGTGATCTTCACCTTCATTGCGGCTTGGAATGAGTTTGTGGTGGCGCTGACATTAACCTCATCGGCTGATGTTCGGCCACTTACGGTTGGCATCACAGGGTTTATTGGGCTTTATGAAGTGCAGTGGCACTACGTGTTTGCAGTTTCACTTATTGCAATCATCCCGGTTGTTATCTTGTTTATCTCAATTGAGAAGTGGCTAGTGAGTGGCCTAACCGCCGGCAGTATCAAGTAA
- a CDS encoding carbohydrate ABC transporter permease, protein MKKILAGPIPWLTPMLVLIFGVVLWPVYEMIRTSTLEISGSGKEKGFVGLDNYRELLENPNLVGAFVRTIFWVVVVVTLTILISLALAQLLNQDFPGRRYVRWALIVPWASSVIMTATSFRWMLDGYYGILNRILTDLGFIDESEVVEWLGSSSTSFPWLIVVAVFVSLPFTTFVILAGLQTIPNEIYEAARVDGASPRKTYSSITFPLLFTSLSVAAVINLINVFNQFPIIWVMTQGGPGYDTDTTTTLMYKLAFRSQEVGQSAALSVLNFAVILVFVLIYLKATGFTKKEQD, encoded by the coding sequence ATGAAAAAGATTCTCGCTGGGCCAATTCCTTGGCTCACACCGATGTTGGTTCTGATCTTTGGTGTGGTGCTTTGGCCCGTATACGAAATGATCCGCACCTCAACCCTCGAGATATCGGGTTCCGGAAAAGAAAAGGGCTTCGTCGGTTTAGATAACTACCGCGAGCTATTAGAAAACCCCAACTTGGTCGGCGCCTTTGTGCGAACCATTTTCTGGGTGGTCGTGGTGGTAACCCTCACGATTCTCATCTCGCTGGCGCTAGCGCAGCTTTTGAATCAAGACTTCCCCGGCAGAAGGTATGTGCGCTGGGCCTTGATCGTGCCTTGGGCCTCTTCGGTCATCATGACAGCAACCAGCTTCCGTTGGATGCTCGATGGTTATTACGGGATTCTAAACAGAATTCTCACCGACCTTGGTTTCATTGACGAATCCGAAGTGGTGGAGTGGTTGGGCTCTTCGAGCACCTCGTTCCCCTGGCTGATTGTGGTGGCGGTTTTTGTTTCACTCCCCTTCACAACCTTTGTGATTCTCGCGGGACTGCAAACCATTCCAAACGAAATCTACGAGGCTGCCAGAGTTGATGGCGCATCCCCTCGCAAAACCTATTCTTCGATCACCTTCCCGCTGTTATTCACCTCACTATCGGTAGCGGCGGTTATCAATCTGATTAACGTGTTCAACCAGTTCCCAATCATTTGGGTGATGACCCAGGGTGGTCCGGGCTACGACACTGACACCACAACAACGCTGATGTATAAATTGGCCTTTAGAAGCCAAGAGGTCGGCCAGTCGGCCGCCCTGTCGGTTTTGAACTTCGCAGTGATCTTGGTCTTCGTGTTGATTTACCTCAAGGCCACCGGGTTTACAAAGAAAGAGCAGGACTAG
- a CDS encoding extracellular solute-binding protein, with translation MSKRGLKRGIAVAAAGLIAASTLVGCAAESTVTPTDGAVSTEPVTIRMVAAQYTDAMQPYYDDLVTRFEAENQNITVEVEVVSWNDIDQKLKTMVQTGDLPDIGNLNYFSSFAADDLLYTAEELVPADVLADMVPTFIENSKYNGVAYALPDLASARLFFYNKDILAAAGVAVEDLKTWDGLEAAMQKIKAYDSAIVPLVLPLGPEEAQAEFMIWANSNDGGVFTDGKWSITSDKNVETMEYLASLVDQGLTNPTPATCNRTDCAFALFAEGKAAMLNGAQFLPNVLAEQASPINYGFTTFPSNRADGSSITLGVQDYFFGFKKEGNLDAVQKFLAFLYQPENYAGFLEAAGGFLPATVSAGAALANDPALAPYIEILPQAVFYPGTEASWPAVQGEMQQTIGKAVEKGANIMAVLENIASKAE, from the coding sequence ATGAGCAAGAGGGGACTAAAGCGCGGCATTGCAGTCGCAGCGGCAGGTCTAATTGCAGCTTCGACACTAGTCGGCTGTGCAGCAGAATCAACGGTTACTCCAACCGATGGTGCAGTATCTACTGAGCCAGTAACCATTCGCATGGTTGCTGCCCAGTACACCGATGCAATGCAGCCTTATTACGATGACCTAGTTACCCGCTTTGAGGCGGAGAATCAGAACATCACCGTAGAGGTAGAGGTAGTTAGCTGGAACGATATCGACCAGAAGCTAAAGACCATGGTTCAGACCGGAGATCTTCCTGACATCGGTAACTTGAACTACTTCTCTTCATTTGCAGCAGATGACTTGCTTTACACCGCAGAGGAACTAGTTCCAGCAGACGTATTGGCAGACATGGTTCCAACCTTCATTGAGAACTCAAAGTACAACGGGGTTGCTTATGCACTTCCCGACCTTGCCTCAGCCCGCTTGTTCTTCTACAACAAGGACATTCTTGCTGCAGCCGGAGTTGCAGTTGAGGATCTCAAGACCTGGGATGGCCTAGAGGCAGCAATGCAGAAGATCAAGGCTTACGACTCTGCAATCGTTCCCCTAGTTCTCCCACTGGGCCCAGAAGAGGCGCAGGCCGAGTTCATGATTTGGGCTAACTCCAACGACGGTGGAGTGTTCACTGACGGCAAGTGGTCCATCACCTCCGACAAGAACGTAGAGACCATGGAGTACCTAGCCTCGCTAGTAGACCAGGGCCTAACTAACCCAACACCTGCAACTTGCAACCGCACCGACTGTGCATTCGCACTGTTCGCTGAGGGCAAGGCTGCAATGTTGAACGGTGCCCAGTTCTTGCCAAACGTTTTGGCTGAGCAGGCAAGCCCAATCAACTACGGCTTCACCACCTTCCCAAGCAACCGTGCAGATGGTTCCTCAATCACCCTTGGTGTGCAGGACTACTTCTTCGGTTTCAAAAAAGAGGGCAACCTAGATGCAGTGCAGAAGTTCTTGGCTTTCTTGTACCAGCCTGAAAACTACGCTGGCTTCTTAGAGGCCGCTGGTGGATTCTTGCCAGCAACCGTTTCAGCTGGTGCAGCACTAGCCAACGACCCAGCACTAGCTCCATACATCGAGATCCTTCCACAGGCAGTGTTCTACCCAGGAACCGAGGCCTCGTGGCCAGCAGTTCAGGGTGAAATGCAGCAGACCATTGGTAAGGCTGTAGAAAAGGGTGCCAACATAATGGCAGTCCTAGAAAACATTGCATCAAAAGCTGAATAA